A DNA window from Parabacteroides johnsonii DSM 18315 contains the following coding sequences:
- a CDS encoding substrate-binding domain-containing protein — protein MKPALTYYALLVLLLAFCFSCKTDSEKKKYVIGVSQCTLEGSWRKSMLLDMKVQASEYPGVSLLVEDAADSSLLQVEQIRSLIKRKVDLLIISANESEPVTPIAIEAYRAGIPTILVDRKISSDEYTTYIGGNNYEIGRQAAFFVNRQVKEKYPTVLEVWGLSGSSPAQDRHRGFMDVLNSRTKVKEIYGKWKPETVEKEIAKMDSLEEVDVVFAHNDVMAMAARRAIEKKHPGLADQIRFVGIDAVSGRGSGLEAVMHGELAASILYPTGGSLAIRVAMQILNGEDVSRQYLLSSALIDKNNAGTLFIQSEQVVDYQHQIELQRENLESMLSKYTFLQSSVSIILLLMGLLLLSALYVIHVNRTVKRKNRELKRTNLQVQQQKEELAEANRYIEKSTAQKLQFFTNITHEIKTPLTLILGPLGKLSKEAPEGSSLADDIRIIRKNAERLKRVVDQLLDFRKVESNKMNMRVGEVDLVAFVAEVKSCFDTMAAAKQIHFTFEHDCPSVSIWVDRDKMEKILANLLSNAFKFTLDGGTITVRLKDKGDQVELSVEDNGKGIPLENIASVFDRFFTGDQNYVTGTGIGLHLTREFVHMHKGTIRVESVPHKSTVFTVVLLKGKSHFDESCTFDLSVTELSSGVANLNTDELQEALDRTYDYTVLVVEDDPDIQGYLQAELKQNFHVLVADNGVKALEVLMSEEVSVVVSDVMMPEMNGFDLCRKIKSDIVLSHLPVMLLTALSDDKQQMYGAASGADAYIQKPFNIEVVKLRIIKLLEDRAQLREAYARDASSPAVSVKEEKAESMDDLFMNRFLKLIEESYADPDFSIEKGSEKLGLSRVHLYRKVKELAGVTPTDFLRNYRLKKAAALLRRKAGNVNEVAYATGFGSPAYFSKCFKAVYNITPTEYLEKE, from the coding sequence ATGAAACCTGCTCTAACTTATTACGCTCTACTGGTCTTACTTCTGGCATTCTGTTTTTCCTGCAAAACAGATTCGGAGAAGAAGAAGTATGTTATTGGCGTCTCGCAGTGTACACTTGAGGGTTCCTGGCGCAAGTCGATGTTGCTGGATATGAAGGTGCAGGCCTCCGAATATCCGGGTGTCTCCCTGTTGGTCGAGGATGCTGCGGACAGCAGTTTGTTGCAGGTGGAGCAGATACGCAGCCTGATAAAACGGAAGGTCGATCTGCTGATTATCTCCGCCAACGAATCGGAACCTGTCACTCCCATTGCGATTGAGGCCTACCGTGCCGGTATCCCGACTATCCTGGTAGACCGGAAGATCAGTTCGGACGAATATACGACTTATATCGGCGGCAATAATTACGAGATCGGTCGTCAGGCGGCATTTTTCGTGAACCGCCAGGTGAAAGAGAAATATCCTACCGTGCTGGAAGTATGGGGCTTATCCGGTTCTTCTCCGGCACAAGATCGCCATCGCGGTTTTATGGATGTCTTGAACTCCCGCACCAAGGTGAAGGAAATATACGGAAAATGGAAGCCGGAAACGGTGGAGAAGGAGATTGCGAAAATGGATTCGTTGGAGGAGGTGGACGTGGTGTTCGCCCATAACGATGTGATGGCAATGGCTGCCCGCAGGGCAATCGAGAAGAAGCATCCCGGATTGGCGGACCAGATTCGCTTTGTGGGCATCGATGCTGTTTCGGGACGCGGTTCAGGGCTGGAGGCTGTCATGCACGGGGAGTTGGCTGCTTCGATCCTGTATCCGACGGGTGGGAGCTTAGCTATCCGCGTAGCCATGCAGATATTGAACGGGGAAGATGTGTCCCGGCAATACTTACTTTCTTCCGCCTTGATCGATAAGAACAATGCCGGGACGCTGTTTATCCAGTCCGAACAGGTGGTCGACTATCAGCACCAGATCGAGTTGCAACGGGAGAATTTGGAGAGCATGCTTTCCAAATATACGTTCCTCCAAAGCTCTGTCAGCATCATCCTTTTGTTGATGGGGCTGTTGCTTTTGTCTGCCTTGTATGTGATTCATGTGAACCGGACGGTGAAGCGGAAGAACCGTGAGCTGAAACGCACGAACTTGCAGGTACAGCAGCAAAAAGAAGAACTGGCCGAGGCAAATCGTTATATAGAGAAGTCGACGGCTCAGAAACTTCAATTCTTTACCAATATCACGCATGAGATCAAGACACCGCTGACGCTTATTCTCGGTCCGCTCGGCAAGCTGTCGAAGGAGGCGCCCGAAGGTTCTTCGTTAGCCGACGATATCCGCATTATCCGGAAAAATGCGGAGAGGTTGAAGAGGGTAGTGGACCAGTTACTCGATTTCCGCAAGGTGGAGAGCAATAAAATGAATATGCGGGTCGGCGAGGTGGATTTAGTCGCTTTTGTGGCGGAAGTGAAGTCTTGTTTCGATACGATGGCTGCCGCCAAGCAGATACATTTCACGTTCGAACATGACTGTCCTTCTGTCAGTATATGGGTGGACAGGGACAAGATGGAGAAGATTCTGGCCAATCTTTTGTCTAACGCATTCAAGTTCACGCTGGACGGAGGTACGATCACGGTTCGCCTGAAGGATAAGGGCGATCAGGTCGAACTTTCTGTCGAAGATAATGGCAAAGGTATTCCGTTGGAAAACATTGCTTCCGTTTTTGACCGCTTCTTTACCGGCGACCAGAACTATGTGACGGGGACGGGGATCGGCCTGCATCTGACGCGTGAGTTCGTCCATATGCACAAAGGTACGATCCGGGTGGAGAGTGTTCCGCATAAAAGTACCGTCTTTACGGTTGTCCTCTTGAAAGGTAAATCTCATTTTGACGAATCCTGTACGTTCGATCTTTCCGTAACCGAGCTTTCCAGTGGTGTCGCCAATCTGAACACGGACGAATTGCAGGAGGCTTTGGACCGCACCTACGATTATACGGTCTTGGTCGTGGAAGACGATCCTGATATACAGGGTTACTTGCAGGCGGAATTAAAACAGAACTTCCATGTGTTGGTTGCCGATAACGGCGTGAAGGCTTTGGAGGTGCTGATGAGCGAAGAGGTTTCGGTGGTTGTCAGCGATGTGATGATGCCGGAAATGAACGGTTTCGATCTTTGCCGCAAGATCAAGTCGGATATTGTCCTGAGCCATCTTCCGGTTATGCTGTTGACCGCCTTGTCCGACGACAAGCAGCAGATGTACGGAGCTGCCAGCGGTGCGGATGCGTATATCCAGAAGCCTTTTAACATAGAAGTCGTGAAATTGCGTATCATCAAGCTGCTGGAGGATCGCGCCCAGTTGCGTGAGGCTTATGCTCGCGATGCTTCCTCGCCTGCTGTCTCCGTGAAGGAGGAAAAAGCGGAAAGCATGGACGATCTTTTTATGAATCGTTTCTTGAAACTGATTGAAGAGTCATATGCCGATCCGGATTTCAGCATCGAGAAAGGCAGTGAAAAGTTGGGCTTGTCGCGTGTACACCTTTACCGGAAAGTGAAGGAGCTTGCCGGAGTGACGCCGACCGATTTCCTGCGTAACTATCGTTTGAAGAAAGCCGCCGCCCTGCTCCGTCGGAAAGCCGGAAATGTGAATGAGGTGGCTTATGCGACAGGCTTCGGTTCGCCTGCTTATTTCTCGAAATGCTTTAAGGCCGTTTACAATATTACTCCGACGGAGTATCTGGAAAAAGAATAA
- a CDS encoding peptidase U32 family protein, protein MQTKSRPIELLSPAKDLNCGMEAINHGADAVYIGAPKFGARAAAGNSLEDIRELCDYAHLYGARIYVTLNTILKEEELEEAERMIWDLWHAGTDALIVQDMGITRLNLPPIPLHASTQTDNRTPEKVRFLQAAGFTQVVLARELSLNEIRRIAEATTVPLEVFVHGALCVSYSGQCYLSAALSGRSANRGECAQYCRLPYTMVDATGAEIVTHKHLLSLKDMNRSDQLEALLDAGVSSLKIEGRLKDVDYVKNITAYYRKKLDAVLSRRPEYRRASAGRSTYTFEPVAEKSFNRGFTPFLLEGRTADITAFNTPKSLGEPVGTVKEIKGNSFTVAGLKQLNNGDGLVFFNRKGELEGFRVNRVEANRVFPLDMPQLAPKTPLYRNFDQVFDKLLAKPSAERRLSVKIEFLDNPFGFTLCMEDETGARIMLAEPFAKELARREQQDNIRTQLSKLGNTPFEASEVVVGLSENWFVPSSLLADMRRRGVEKLLEVRRARYPRETVKRVRLSEPIPFPERSLTYLGNVANGKARSFYQDHGVEQVDPAFELSPRKDVPLMFTKHCLRYSMGWCPTYQKNKSPYKEPYYLLYKDTCLRLQFDCKHCQMLVFEHTRLAGK, encoded by the coding sequence ATGCAAACAAAATCCCGTCCTATAGAACTTCTCTCTCCGGCTAAAGACCTTAATTGCGGGATGGAAGCGATTAATCACGGTGCCGATGCGGTCTATATCGGTGCGCCCAAGTTCGGTGCGCGTGCCGCTGCCGGCAATTCTTTGGAAGATATACGCGAGCTTTGCGATTATGCCCACCTGTATGGAGCCCGTATCTACGTTACGCTCAACACGATCCTGAAAGAAGAGGAGTTGGAGGAAGCCGAACGGATGATCTGGGATCTTTGGCATGCCGGAACAGATGCCCTGATCGTACAGGATATGGGGATTACCCGGCTGAACCTGCCGCCTATCCCGCTTCACGCCAGCACGCAGACGGATAATCGCACGCCGGAAAAGGTTCGCTTTCTCCAGGCCGCCGGCTTTACGCAGGTAGTGCTGGCACGTGAACTCTCGCTGAATGAGATCCGCCGGATAGCGGAAGCGACTACCGTCCCGTTGGAAGTATTCGTGCACGGCGCCCTATGCGTCAGCTATAGCGGGCAATGTTACCTGAGTGCCGCCTTGAGCGGACGCAGTGCCAATCGTGGGGAGTGCGCCCAATACTGCCGCTTGCCCTATACGATGGTCGATGCGACAGGAGCGGAGATCGTCACCCATAAACACCTGCTTTCGCTTAAGGACATGAACCGTTCCGACCAGTTGGAAGCCCTGTTGGATGCAGGTGTCTCTTCCCTTAAGATCGAAGGACGGTTGAAAGATGTCGATTATGTCAAGAATATCACAGCTTATTACCGGAAGAAGTTGGACGCTGTCCTGTCCCGCCGTCCGGAATATCGCCGTGCTTCTGCCGGACGAAGCACTTATACGTTCGAGCCGGTAGCCGAAAAGAGCTTTAACCGAGGCTTCACCCCGTTCCTTTTGGAGGGGCGGACGGCAGATATTACCGCTTTCAATACGCCTAAATCGCTGGGTGAACCTGTCGGGACGGTCAAAGAGATCAAAGGCAATTCCTTTACCGTGGCCGGCTTGAAGCAGTTGAACAACGGAGACGGGCTTGTTTTCTTTAATAGGAAAGGCGAGTTGGAGGGCTTCCGCGTCAACCGGGTGGAGGCGAACCGGGTGTTTCCGCTGGATATGCCGCAGCTTGCCCCCAAGACTCCGCTTTACCGCAATTTCGACCAGGTCTTTGATAAGCTGCTCGCCAAGCCTTCCGCCGAACGCAGGCTGTCTGTGAAAATCGAGTTCCTGGACAATCCTTTCGGCTTTACGCTTTGCATGGAGGACGAGACGGGTGCACGGATCATGCTGGCCGAGCCGTTCGCAAAAGAGTTGGCTCGCCGTGAACAACAGGATAATATCCGGACACAGCTATCTAAGTTGGGGAATACCCCTTTCGAGGCCTCGGAGGTGGTGGTCGGTTTGTCTGAAAACTGGTTCGTTCCCTCTTCTCTGCTCGCCGATATGCGCCGTAGAGGAGTGGAGAAGTTGTTGGAAGTTCGCCGTGCCCGTTATCCTCGTGAGACGGTGAAACGTGTGCGGCTGTCCGAGCCGATACCTTTCCCTGAACGCAGCCTGACGTATTTGGGGAATGTCGCCAACGGGAAAGCCCGTTCGTTCTACCAGGACCACGGGGTGGAACAGGTTGACCCGGCTTTCGAACTGTCTCCCCGGAAAGATGTTCCGCTGATGTTTACCAAGCACTGCCTGCGCTACAGCATGGGGTGGTGTCCTACTTATCAGAAGAACAAGTCTCCCTATAAGGAGCCGTATTATCTGCTTTATAAAGATACGTGCCTCCGGTTGCAGTTTGACTGCAAGCATTGTCAGATGTTGGTATTTGAACACACTCGGCTTGCAGGCAAATGA
- a CDS encoding WbuC family cupin fold metalloprotein — MKIINEALLDETTGRAKQSPRLRMNYNFHERLDDPVNRLLNALEPGTYLRPHRHLNPAKDEIFLLLRGRIAVFLFDNKGEITETQILDPKEGAYGAEIKAGTWHGLLVLESGSVIYEIKEGPFAPLAPENFAPWSPAPEDTEGVEKYMELLGKAI, encoded by the coding sequence ATGAAGATCATAAACGAAGCTCTATTGGACGAAACGACCGGACGTGCCAAACAGTCGCCCCGACTACGCATGAACTACAACTTTCATGAACGTTTGGACGATCCCGTCAACCGCCTGCTCAATGCCCTGGAGCCGGGAACCTACCTCCGTCCGCACCGTCATCTGAACCCTGCAAAGGATGAAATATTCCTTCTGTTACGCGGCCGCATTGCTGTTTTCCTCTTCGACAACAAAGGGGAAATCACCGAAACGCAGATACTTGATCCGAAAGAAGGTGCCTACGGCGCCGAAATAAAAGCGGGAACATGGCACGGCCTGTTAGTCCTGGAATCCGGCTCTGTCATATATGAGATCAAGGAAGGGCCGTTCGCCCCGCTTGCTCCGGAGAATTTCGCTCCCTGGAGTCCGGCTCCGGAAGATACGGAAGGGGTGGAAAAATATATGGAACTATTGGGGAAAGCAATATAA
- the metA gene encoding homoserine O-acetyltransferase MetA → MPLNLQKNLPAVELLKKEHIFVMDSLRASEQDIRPLRVVVLNLMPLKITTETDLVRLLSNTPLQVELDFMKIKGHTPKNTPIEHMQEFYKDFDEMQDDFYDGMIITGAPVEQMPFEEVNYWEEVTEIFDWARTHVTSTLYICWAAQAGLYHFYGVPKYDLPAKMFGVFRHTLREPYVPIFRGFDDEFYVPHSRHTEIRREDVMKVPDLTLLSESEESGVYMAMARGGREFFITGHSEYSPYTLNDEYMRDVNKGLPIAVPRNYYRNNNPALGPVVRWRGHANLLFTNWLNYYVYQETPFRIEDISKLGDL, encoded by the coding sequence ATGCCTTTAAACCTACAGAAGAACTTACCGGCCGTTGAGCTGTTGAAGAAAGAGCACATCTTTGTGATGGACTCGTTGCGTGCGTCCGAGCAGGACATTCGTCCGCTACGTGTGGTTGTGCTGAACCTGATGCCGCTGAAGATCACGACGGAGACAGACCTTGTTCGTCTCCTGAGTAATACACCCCTGCAAGTGGAGCTTGACTTTATGAAGATAAAAGGCCATACTCCCAAGAACACGCCGATCGAGCATATGCAGGAGTTTTATAAAGACTTCGACGAGATGCAGGATGATTTCTACGACGGCATGATTATCACAGGTGCCCCGGTAGAGCAGATGCCTTTCGAGGAAGTGAACTATTGGGAGGAAGTGACCGAGATATTCGATTGGGCACGTACGCATGTGACTTCTACCTTATATATATGCTGGGCGGCGCAAGCCGGTTTGTACCATTTCTATGGTGTCCCCAAATATGATCTGCCTGCCAAGATGTTCGGCGTGTTCCGCCATACGTTGCGCGAACCTTATGTGCCGATCTTCCGGGGCTTCGACGATGAGTTCTATGTGCCGCACAGCCGGCATACGGAGATACGCCGCGAGGATGTGATGAAAGTTCCCGATTTGACGCTCTTGTCCGAAAGCGAAGAGTCGGGCGTCTATATGGCGATGGCACGTGGAGGACGCGAGTTCTTTATCACCGGGCATTCCGAATACTCGCCTTATACGCTGAACGACGAGTATATGCGCGACGTGAACAAGGGGTTGCCGATTGCCGTCCCCCGCAACTATTACCGTAATAACAATCCGGCCCTCGGTCCGGTGGTCCGTTGGCGTGGTCATGCCAATTTGCTGTTCACCAACTGGCTGAACTACTATGTCTATCAAGAAACCCCGTTCCGTATCGAGGATATCAGCAAGTTGGGCGATTTGTAA